Proteins from one Pirellulales bacterium genomic window:
- a CDS encoding alpha/beta hydrolase-fold protein: MRTRSRLLCCQLLLAYYLGIFATAARAAEGVTFAVTLDRATAERQLPEQDGRRTVSGRLYVFLSQREVREPMRGPSWFQAEPFFGVDVQNVAPGDVLHVDARADGYPEALDKLPAGKYRAQAILDYDFYHQSQAKGVGNFYSAAREITVDSAETKDGADAKSAAATQTFDLTLDQVIAEEPVAESAWVKEISLRSELLSKFFGREVFERATLVLPAGYDEQLERRYPVVYEIPGFGGSHRPPAKYRETAPKTEQDETDFIRVYLSGDCKWGHHVYADSATNGPRGAALVHEMIPFIDSHFRTIPDSNARFVTGHSSGGWSSLWLQVNYPETFGGCWSTSPDPVDFRDYQQVNLYARPPLSLYYDPQGAMRPIGRRGNEPFLWYVNFGRMDDVIGRGGQLRSFEAVFSPLGPDGQPQKLWDRRTGQIDPAVAKAWEKYDIRLILERNWPALAPQLAGKLHIITGELDTFYLNGAVHKLAESLQALGSDAAVEIVQGKGHSDLRTPEVVRRIFREMTASFRQAHPGQ; encoded by the coding sequence ATGCGCACTCGAAGCCGGCTGCTCTGCTGTCAATTGCTCCTCGCCTACTACTTGGGGATTTTCGCCACTGCTGCGCGAGCTGCCGAAGGCGTAACGTTTGCCGTCACGCTCGATCGGGCGACCGCCGAGCGGCAACTGCCCGAGCAGGATGGCCGACGAACCGTCAGTGGCCGGCTGTACGTCTTCCTCTCGCAGCGTGAAGTGCGCGAGCCGATGCGCGGCCCGAGTTGGTTCCAGGCCGAGCCGTTCTTCGGTGTTGACGTGCAGAACGTGGCCCCCGGCGATGTGTTGCACGTGGACGCTCGGGCGGACGGCTACCCCGAGGCGCTTGATAAACTGCCCGCCGGAAAGTATCGGGCCCAAGCCATTCTGGATTACGACTTCTATCATCAGAGCCAGGCCAAAGGGGTCGGCAACTTCTACAGCGCCGCGCGCGAGATCACGGTCGATTCGGCCGAAACGAAAGACGGGGCCGATGCGAAATCTGCTGCGGCGACGCAAACATTCGATCTGACACTCGACCAGGTCATTGCCGAAGAGCCGGTCGCGGAATCGGCGTGGGTCAAGGAAATCTCGCTGCGCAGCGAGCTGTTGTCGAAATTCTTTGGCCGTGAGGTGTTCGAGCGAGCCACGCTCGTTCTGCCGGCGGGCTACGACGAGCAGCTCGAGCGGCGTTACCCAGTCGTGTACGAGATTCCGGGGTTCGGTGGCTCACATCGGCCGCCGGCAAAGTATCGCGAGACGGCGCCAAAGACAGAGCAGGACGAAACCGATTTCATCCGCGTCTATCTCAGCGGCGATTGCAAATGGGGGCATCATGTCTATGCCGACAGCGCGACCAATGGCCCGCGCGGCGCGGCGCTCGTTCACGAAATGATCCCGTTCATCGATTCCCACTTCCGCACCATCCCCGATTCGAATGCCCGCTTCGTCACTGGGCATAGCTCCGGGGGTTGGTCGAGCTTGTGGTTGCAGGTCAATTACCCCGAGACCTTCGGGGGCTGCTGGAGCACATCGCCTGATCCGGTCGATTTTCGCGACTATCAACAAGTCAACCTCTACGCGCGGCCGCCGCTGAGTTTGTATTACGATCCGCAGGGAGCTATGCGGCCGATCGGGAGGCGGGGCAACGAGCCATTTCTGTGGTACGTGAACTTCGGCCGCATGGACGACGTGATCGGACGGGGCGGTCAATTGCGCTCGTTCGAGGCGGTGTTCAGCCCGTTGGGTCCGGATGGGCAGCCGCAAAAGCTTTGGGATCGCCGGACCGGCCAGATTGATCCGGCCGTGGCCAAGGCGTGGGAAAAATACGATATCCGGCTCATCCTCGAGCGAAACTGGCCCGCGCTCGCGCCGCAGCTTGCGGGCAAGCTGCACATCATCACCGGCGAGCTGGATACGTTCTACCTGAACGGGGCGGTGCACAAACTGGCCGAATCGCTCCAGGCGCTCGGCAGCGACGCCGCGGTTGAGATCGTCCAGGGGAAGGGGCATAGCGACCTGCGAACGCCCGAAGTCGTGCGGCGCATCTTTCGCGAAATGACGGCCAGCTTTCGCCAGGCCCATCCTGGGCAGTAG
- a CDS encoding acetolactate synthase: MSTGEGTGIGFSTMRGRNYPTIRQFTVFLENRVGQLLEVVRRFEGSKVRIVALSIADAAECAFVRFLLSNPEKGREILERAGLALIETDLIGVELSSGPQPLLEVCTALLQAEVNIVQAYPLLVRPRGRPAVALMVDNIDMGMETLANKGFSMITEGDLADEDEE, encoded by the coding sequence ATGAGTACGGGTGAAGGGACGGGGATCGGCTTTTCCACGATGCGGGGACGCAATTACCCCACGATCCGGCAGTTCACGGTTTTTCTCGAAAACCGCGTCGGGCAATTGCTCGAAGTGGTGCGCCGCTTCGAAGGGAGCAAGGTACGCATCGTCGCGCTGTCGATCGCCGACGCCGCAGAATGTGCCTTTGTGCGATTCCTGCTCAGTAACCCGGAAAAAGGGCGGGAAATCCTCGAACGGGCCGGGCTGGCCTTGATCGAAACCGACCTGATCGGCGTCGAGCTTTCGAGCGGTCCGCAGCCGCTTCTGGAAGTCTGCACGGCCTTGTTACAGGCCGAGGTGAACATTGTGCAGGCCTACCCGCTGCTGGTCCGCCCTCGCGGCCGTCCGGCGGTCGCCCTGATGGTCGATAACATCGACATGGGAATGGAGACCCTGGCGAACAAGGGTTTCTCGATGATCACCGAGGGGGATCTGGCCGACGAAGACGAGGAATAG
- a CDS encoding penicillin acylase family protein, which yields MSCAQRVLFLPAVLVGVAVLCSDLSRVAAEESGSLDAKALANDVTIYRDKYGMPHIDGKTDDAVLFGFGYVQAEDFFWQIEDSYVMGLGRYSELYGKQFIDKDTRNRAFEIPQRSKEDFKKLDPKLQRTGEAFIAGINYFLDTHPRVKPRLLTRFEPWHLLAFARAATLELVGGHMHVPGGDVPTSYGEQKLQEEVRAATGSNALAIAGSRTRSGKPLLLINPHQPYYGYGQFYEAHLRSGEGWNFTGASFFGTPSLALGHNEYCGWGFTTNEPNVGSAWRETFDHPDEPLNYRYDGGYRKAEQWTDTIKVKRGGDFETINLTLRKTHHGPILRKTGEKEFVAGNIGKLYDSLFSRQTMQMVRSKNLDDFRAAMGMLEIHLFNTVYADVHGNIYYLYNGIVPKRDPSFDWEKPVDGSDKRTEWQGIHPLADLPQVLNPKAGYVQNCNSTPYTTTDNSGPAIGDYPDYMVEDRFDDKRRAKVARLLLEDAHDVTFERWQELAFDTTIYWALTEFPRYKRDLAKLRETDPDLANRVAPYLEHLLDWNCKGSIESTQTTLCIAWYEELYGFGYPAEKLKQQFVSNVPEQFKALVTAAKKLEDNFGNWKIPYGDINRFQRHANVSDFIKIPFSDNVASLPSSGIPGPPGVIFTMYFTPTIYVPPLKVMKKHYAVVGSSYMAAVEFGDKVVSKSLLPYGSSGDPKSPNFFDQAELMSKKQLKDNPFYWDDVVAAAKRTYHPGETPAEGSGAR from the coding sequence ATGTCGTGCGCCCAGCGCGTGTTGTTCCTGCCGGCAGTGCTTGTCGGCGTGGCGGTTCTCTGTAGTGATCTTTCGCGTGTGGCCGCCGAGGAAAGCGGTTCGCTGGATGCCAAGGCGCTGGCCAACGACGTCACGATCTACCGTGACAAATACGGCATGCCGCATATCGATGGCAAAACGGATGACGCCGTGCTGTTCGGCTTCGGCTATGTGCAGGCCGAAGACTTCTTCTGGCAGATCGAAGATTCGTACGTCATGGGGTTGGGGCGCTACTCCGAGTTGTACGGCAAACAGTTCATCGACAAGGATACGCGGAACCGTGCTTTCGAAATTCCGCAGCGATCGAAAGAGGACTTCAAGAAGCTCGATCCCAAGCTGCAGCGCACCGGCGAAGCATTCATCGCCGGTATTAACTACTTCCTGGATACGCACCCGCGCGTGAAGCCGAGGTTGCTGACTCGGTTCGAGCCGTGGCACCTGTTGGCGTTTGCCCGAGCGGCCACGCTCGAGTTAGTCGGTGGTCATATGCACGTGCCGGGGGGCGACGTGCCGACCAGTTACGGCGAGCAGAAGCTGCAAGAAGAAGTTCGCGCCGCGACGGGAAGCAACGCGCTCGCCATCGCGGGCAGCCGCACGCGATCGGGCAAGCCCTTGCTGCTTATCAACCCGCACCAGCCTTACTACGGATACGGCCAGTTCTACGAAGCGCATCTCCGCAGCGGCGAAGGCTGGAACTTTACCGGCGCCTCATTCTTCGGCACGCCCTCGTTGGCGCTAGGGCACAATGAGTATTGCGGCTGGGGCTTTACGACCAACGAGCCCAACGTCGGCAGCGCCTGGCGCGAGACTTTCGATCATCCTGATGAACCGCTGAATTACCGCTACGACGGCGGCTATCGCAAGGCTGAGCAGTGGACCGACACGATCAAGGTTAAACGTGGCGGCGATTTCGAGACGATCAATCTCACGCTTCGAAAGACTCACCACGGGCCGATCCTGCGCAAGACGGGCGAGAAGGAATTCGTGGCCGGCAATATCGGCAAGCTGTACGACTCGCTGTTCTCGCGGCAGACCATGCAAATGGTCCGCTCGAAGAATCTTGACGATTTCCGCGCCGCGATGGGCATGCTCGAGATTCACCTGTTCAACACGGTCTATGCCGACGTACATGGCAACATCTATTACCTGTACAACGGCATCGTGCCAAAGCGCGATCCCAGCTTCGATTGGGAAAAGCCGGTCGACGGCAGCGACAAGCGTACCGAGTGGCAGGGCATCCATCCGCTGGCCGATTTGCCGCAAGTGCTGAACCCCAAGGCGGGCTATGTACAGAACTGCAATTCGACGCCGTACACAACGACTGACAATTCCGGTCCCGCGATCGGCGACTATCCGGACTACATGGTCGAAGATCGCTTCGACGACAAGCGCCGGGCGAAGGTGGCCCGCCTGCTGCTCGAAGACGCGCACGACGTCACCTTCGAGCGATGGCAGGAGCTGGCATTCGACACGACGATCTATTGGGCCCTGACCGAGTTCCCTCGTTACAAGCGTGACCTGGCGAAACTGCGCGAGACCGATCCCGATCTGGCCAATCGCGTGGCGCCGTATCTGGAACATCTGTTGGACTGGAACTGCAAGGGGTCGATCGAGTCGACGCAAACCACGTTGTGCATCGCTTGGTACGAAGAGCTGTACGGCTTTGGTTATCCGGCCGAAAAGTTGAAGCAGCAGTTCGTTTCGAACGTGCCCGAGCAATTCAAGGCGCTAGTCACCGCGGCCAAGAAGCTGGAAGACAATTTCGGCAACTGGAAGATTCCCTACGGTGACATCAATCGCTTCCAGCGGCACGCCAACGTCTCGGACTTCATCAAGATCCCGTTCAGCGATAACGTGGCCAGCTTGCCCAGCTCAGGCATTCCGGGCCCGCCGGGGGTGATCTTCACGATGTACTTCACGCCCACGATCTACGTGCCGCCGCTGAAGGTCATGAAGAAGCATTACGCCGTAGTCGGTTCGAGCTACATGGCAGCCGTTGAGTTCGGCGACAAAGTTGTGAGCAAGTCGCTGTTGCCGTACGGTTCGAGCGGCGATCCGAAGAGCCCCAATTTCTTCGATCAAGCCGAACTGATGTCGAAGAAGCAGTTGAAGGACAATCCCTTCTACTGGGACGATGTCGTAGCCGCGGCCAAACGGACTTATCACCCGGGCGAGACACCGGCCGAGGGCTCGGGCGCTCGCTAA
- a CDS encoding DUF1328 domain-containing protein, translating to MLRWALMFLIIALVAAVLGFGQLEGAAMYAAKIVFLVFLVLFIVSVVTGRRGAPLS from the coding sequence ATGTTGCGCTGGGCTCTGATGTTCTTGATCATCGCGTTGGTCGCGGCCGTGTTGGGCTTTGGGCAATTGGAAGGGGCGGCGATGTATGCCGCTAAGATCGTCTTCCTGGTCTTCCTGGTGTTGTTCATCGTGTCGGTCGTAACCGGTCGGCGCGGCGCTCCACTTTCGTAA
- a CDS encoding right-handed parallel beta-helix repeat-containing protein produces the protein MRHRLLIAVCCLCLATAPARANDLFVDNVRGDDTGSGKSQIPSADLGGPLRSLTRALELARSGDRIVMADTGVPYRESVTLMGGRHNGLGRQAFVIEGNGAILDGSDLVPTKSWEHFRGDIYRFRPPHFAFAQLFLDGPPVERRHLDNALGRLPMLAPQQWCLADGWIYFRTEERQFPADYPLTYAALTVGVTLYEVHDVIIRNLTVQGFQLDGINAHDCAKDCQLVGVIARGNGRAGIAVGGASSVRIRSCLLNDNGDAQILTDGPSTTSIEETEVESASAPALLHRGGNVFYDGRRLNGPSYEALPPGESQ, from the coding sequence ATGCGCCATCGTCTGCTAATTGCCGTTTGCTGCTTATGCCTTGCGACGGCTCCGGCCCGGGCCAATGATTTGTTCGTTGATAACGTGCGCGGTGACGACACCGGCAGCGGCAAATCGCAAATTCCTAGCGCTGATCTGGGCGGCCCCTTACGGTCGCTGACCCGAGCGCTCGAACTCGCTCGGTCGGGCGACCGGATCGTGATGGCCGACACCGGCGTTCCGTATCGCGAGAGCGTGACGCTGATGGGCGGACGCCACAATGGTCTTGGCCGGCAAGCGTTCGTGATCGAAGGAAACGGCGCGATCCTGGACGGCTCGGACCTAGTACCGACAAAGTCCTGGGAGCATTTCCGCGGCGACATCTATCGATTCCGACCGCCCCATTTCGCGTTTGCCCAACTGTTTCTCGATGGACCGCCGGTCGAACGCCGTCATCTCGACAATGCGCTAGGCCGACTGCCGATGCTCGCGCCGCAGCAGTGGTGCCTGGCCGATGGTTGGATTTACTTCCGCACCGAGGAAAGGCAATTTCCGGCTGACTATCCGCTGACTTATGCCGCGTTGACGGTGGGCGTAACGCTCTACGAAGTCCACGACGTAATCATTCGCAACCTGACCGTGCAAGGCTTTCAGCTCGACGGCATCAACGCCCACGATTGCGCGAAAGACTGTCAGCTCGTCGGAGTGATCGCCCGCGGCAACGGTCGGGCAGGCATCGCCGTGGGAGGCGCTTCGAGCGTGCGAATTCGGTCCTGCCTGCTGAACGACAATGGTGACGCACAGATTCTGACCGACGGTCCCTCGACGACGTCGATCGAGGAAACGGAAGTCGAATCCGCCAGCGCCCCGGCACTATTGCATCGCGGGGGCAATGTCTTCTACGACGGACGTCGCCTCAATGGTCCTTCGTACGAGGCCCTGCCCCCTGGCGAGTCTCAGTGA
- a CDS encoding thioesterase family protein, protein MTMILEQDTSIRVRYQETDAMGVLHHANYFTYFEIGRTELLRANGRDYRQVEEDGLFMVVVRIGCTYKKPAKYDDVLTLRTRATRISAAKIEHSYEIFRGEDLLAEGHSTLACVDREGRVQRVPSWLRSET, encoded by the coding sequence ATGACCATGATCCTCGAGCAAGACACCTCGATTCGCGTCCGTTATCAAGAGACGGACGCCATGGGGGTCCTGCATCACGCGAATTACTTCACCTACTTCGAGATTGGTCGTACCGAACTGTTGCGTGCCAACGGTCGTGACTACCGTCAGGTCGAAGAGGACGGGCTGTTCATGGTCGTGGTGCGGATCGGCTGCACCTACAAGAAGCCGGCCAAATACGACGACGTACTGACTCTGCGGACGCGCGCCACGCGGATTTCCGCCGCCAAGATCGAGCACAGCTACGAGATCTTTCGCGGCGAGGACCTACTGGCCGAGGGTCACAGCACGCTGGCCTGCGTCGACCGCGAAGGGCGCGTGCAACGCGTCCCAAGCTGGCTGCGAAGCGAGACTTAA
- a CDS encoding macro domain-containing protein — MRVAIGKCSLELRQGDIASEQVDLIVNAANSQLAGGGGVDGAIHRRGGPTIMRETNERYPSGCPTGSAVISAAGNLSARFVAHAVGPVWHGGVLGEPRLLASALRRALELAVEHDCRSIAMPALSTGIYGYPMAEAAQVSIRAVAEFLRDQQQPELVRFVLFGPEALAVFSATLSQMSLGESQESG, encoded by the coding sequence ATGCGTGTTGCCATTGGCAAATGCTCGCTTGAATTGCGCCAGGGAGACATCGCCAGCGAGCAGGTCGACCTGATCGTCAACGCCGCCAATAGCCAACTGGCCGGCGGCGGTGGCGTCGACGGTGCGATTCATCGGCGCGGCGGTCCAACGATCATGCGCGAAACCAACGAGCGCTACCCGTCGGGCTGTCCGACGGGTTCGGCCGTGATCAGCGCGGCAGGAAATCTGTCGGCGCGGTTTGTCGCCCATGCGGTGGGACCTGTGTGGCACGGCGGAGTGTTGGGCGAGCCCAGGCTACTGGCCAGCGCGTTGCGCCGCGCGCTGGAATTGGCCGTCGAGCACGACTGTCGTTCGATAGCGATGCCCGCGTTAAGCACCGGCATCTACGGCTATCCGATGGCCGAGGCGGCGCAAGTTTCGATCCGTGCGGTGGCCGAGTTCCTGCGCGACCAGCAGCAGCCCGAATTGGTGCGCTTCGTGTTGTTCGGGCCCGAGGCATTGGCCGTTTTTTCAGCGACGTTGTCCCAGATGTCACTCGGCGAATCACAGGAATCTGGCTAG
- a CDS encoding lysylphosphatidylglycerol synthase transmembrane domain-containing protein has product MKKLVVNLLKFGISFGILGYLIYDAVSDDAFAQMMDRPKNWGCFAAAWALCMTATCLTFVRWYYLVRALDLPFRMADAFRLGFLGYMFNFVSLGSVGGDLFKAVFIAREQPGKRAEAVATVVIDRIIGLYVLFLVASVAALVTGIISTQEESVRFLVQLTLVLTVVGALFIVALVMPGFTNGRVSTWLSELPRVGPLFGRLLEAIRMYRTRPGVLILTCVLSVFVHVLNTFGIYLIARGLPDPVPSLGAHFIIVSLGMLAGAIPLLPAGLGAFEGAMELLYQAVPGGVVVPKDEGLIVAFGYRAITISIAIVGAVFYFRGRRDVDAAWKEAEQMGDKPAASAATGGASAAAAPRKTSAERTVTNGHDAKLPVTETRQGAGPRTKDH; this is encoded by the coding sequence TTGAAGAAGCTTGTCGTCAATCTGCTTAAGTTCGGCATCTCGTTCGGCATCCTAGGTTACCTGATCTATGACGCCGTCAGCGACGATGCGTTCGCGCAGATGATGGACCGCCCCAAGAACTGGGGCTGCTTCGCCGCGGCCTGGGCCCTGTGCATGACGGCCACCTGCCTGACTTTCGTGCGCTGGTACTACCTGGTCCGCGCGCTCGATCTGCCGTTTCGCATGGCGGACGCCTTTCGGCTCGGCTTCCTGGGCTACATGTTTAACTTTGTCTCGCTGGGAAGCGTCGGTGGCGATCTGTTCAAGGCCGTCTTTATCGCTCGCGAGCAACCGGGTAAACGGGCCGAGGCCGTGGCGACGGTTGTTATCGATCGGATCATCGGGCTGTACGTTCTGTTTCTGGTGGCGAGCGTTGCGGCCCTGGTCACGGGGATCATTTCGACCCAGGAAGAGTCAGTTCGCTTTCTGGTGCAACTGACGCTGGTACTGACCGTGGTGGGCGCCCTGTTTATTGTGGCGCTCGTGATGCCTGGTTTTACCAACGGGCGCGTCTCGACCTGGCTGAGCGAGCTGCCGCGCGTGGGCCCGCTGTTCGGGCGCTTGCTCGAGGCGATCCGCATGTATCGCACGCGTCCTGGCGTGCTGATTCTGACCTGCGTGTTGAGCGTGTTTGTACACGTGCTGAACACGTTTGGCATTTACTTGATCGCGCGTGGGCTGCCGGACCCGGTTCCCTCGCTGGGCGCACACTTCATCATCGTGTCGTTGGGCATGCTGGCCGGGGCGATTCCGCTGCTGCCCGCCGGCTTGGGAGCCTTCGAAGGGGCGATGGAGCTGTTGTACCAGGCCGTGCCGGGCGGAGTTGTTGTGCCGAAGGACGAAGGGCTGATCGTGGCCTTTGGCTATCGGGCGATCACGATCTCGATCGCCATTGTCGGCGCCGTGTTTTATTTCCGCGGCCGGCGCGACGTGGATGCGGCTTGGAAAGAAGCCGAACAGATGGGGGACAAGCCGGCAGCATCCGCGGCGACCGGTGGCGCTTCCGCCGCTGCTGCGCCGCGCAAAACTTCCGCCGAGCGCACGGTTACGAACGGTCACGATGCGAAACTGCCCGTCACTGAGACTCGCCAGGGGGCAGGGCCTCGTACGAAGGACCATTGA
- a CDS encoding sugar phosphate isomerase/epimerase, translating into MKLGLINSTWVQANRPTEFGLRKTKEIGFDVVDIFVDPLELDARERRLIVDTCAELALPIISLPCVAVGLADPSASVRDFHAQRVRAYLDLAYDFRATNVLLVVGEYIWNKEVIPPAEQWQWAADGIRALGEYAKTLDLKIVIELEPFPMSLVNDVETMVRLLDDVGLANVQANIDVSHLALSRVRPEELRRLKGRAGHVHISDCDGRVHGDLPPGRGVVEFEPYLREIKALEIDGAISIELEFAPDPNRIVQWVEEAYQATDRLLAPLGLRG; encoded by the coding sequence ATGAAACTCGGCCTGATCAATTCGACTTGGGTGCAAGCCAATCGGCCGACCGAGTTCGGACTGCGAAAAACTAAAGAGATCGGCTTCGACGTTGTCGACATCTTCGTCGATCCGCTCGAGCTTGACGCGCGCGAGCGCCGCTTGATCGTCGACACCTGCGCCGAGTTGGCGCTGCCGATCATCTCGCTTCCTTGCGTGGCGGTGGGGCTCGCGGATCCCAGCGCCAGCGTGCGCGACTTTCACGCGCAGCGCGTGCGGGCTTACCTCGACCTGGCCTACGACTTTCGCGCCACCAACGTACTCTTGGTCGTCGGTGAGTACATCTGGAACAAAGAGGTCATTCCGCCCGCCGAGCAATGGCAGTGGGCGGCGGATGGGATCCGCGCGCTCGGAGAGTACGCGAAGACGCTGGATCTGAAAATCGTGATCGAGCTAGAACCTTTTCCGATGTCGCTGGTCAACGATGTCGAAACGATGGTGCGGCTGCTTGACGACGTCGGTCTGGCGAACGTGCAAGCAAATATCGACGTGTCGCATCTGGCCCTATCGCGGGTTCGGCCCGAGGAGTTGCGCCGGCTGAAGGGGCGTGCTGGGCACGTACACATTTCAGACTGCGATGGCCGGGTGCATGGCGACCTGCCGCCGGGGCGCGGGGTGGTGGAATTCGAGCCCTACCTGCGCGAAATCAAGGCCCTGGAGATCGACGGCGCGATCTCGATCGAGCTGGAATTCGCCCCCGATCCGAACCGCATCGTCCAGTGGGTCGAAGAGGCCTACCAGGCGACCGACCGGCTGCTGGCGCCGCTCGGGCTGCGTGGGTAG
- a CDS encoding HD domain-containing protein yields the protein MSTIREIPEVAGLDAPRSMIRIPPELDVPLTDRVRQILDTKEFRRLARISQLGLVSLVYPAAIHTRFEHSLGVYRLALLYLKQLSHDERFVEAIRPADAEIFIVAALLHDLGHWPFCHPIEDIRLPGVPSHELFANSFLLEGEIADALRSDWHINPRDVVTLLSDKPRDPKTRILQSMLSGPIDIDKMDYLARDSLHAGVPYGRHFDQGRLMGSLCLNKAGDGLAISDKGRTAAEMMVFARYVMFSEVYWHHAVRSATAMLQRAFFLLHGELDLDAMLRLSESAMVTALTEAAGQGPARDLLNGLFGSTRRLYKRVDQYSFFERRDLYDQLSRRPYPWLVACAEQFAALASTSLGRVVAPHEVIFDAPPIGREVEFNIEIYFSKERQYRTLGEVSPMIRALAREQFDDYVKRVRIFAHPRVTSELREQGNAATLVEQAIARMA from the coding sequence ATGTCGACGATCCGCGAGATCCCCGAGGTGGCAGGGCTGGATGCGCCGCGCAGCATGATCCGCATTCCGCCCGAGCTGGATGTGCCGCTGACGGATCGCGTGCGGCAGATTCTGGACACCAAGGAATTTCGCCGGCTGGCGCGCATCAGCCAGTTGGGGCTGGTTTCGCTGGTCTACCCGGCCGCGATCCACACACGGTTTGAGCACTCGCTGGGCGTTTACCGTTTGGCTCTTTTGTATCTGAAGCAGTTGTCGCATGACGAACGCTTCGTCGAGGCGATTCGCCCGGCGGATGCCGAGATCTTCATCGTGGCGGCACTACTTCATGACCTGGGGCATTGGCCATTTTGCCATCCGATCGAGGATATTCGCCTGCCCGGGGTGCCGAGTCACGAACTGTTCGCAAACAGTTTCTTGCTGGAAGGCGAGATCGCCGACGCGCTGCGGTCCGACTGGCACATCAATCCACGCGACGTCGTGACGCTGTTGAGCGATAAGCCGCGCGATCCGAAAACGCGCATTCTGCAAAGCATGCTCTCGGGCCCGATCGATATCGACAAGATGGATTACCTGGCGCGGGACAGCCTGCACGCCGGAGTTCCGTATGGTCGGCACTTCGACCAGGGGCGGCTCATGGGCAGTCTGTGTCTGAATAAGGCCGGCGATGGCCTGGCCATTTCGGACAAGGGGCGCACCGCGGCCGAAATGATGGTCTTTGCCCGCTATGTGATGTTCAGCGAGGTGTATTGGCATCATGCCGTGCGCTCGGCTACGGCGATGTTGCAGCGGGCCTTCTTCCTGCTGCATGGCGAGCTGGACTTGGACGCCATGTTGCGACTGTCCGAGTCTGCGATGGTGACGGCGCTGACCGAGGCCGCGGGACAGGGGCCGGCCCGCGATTTGTTGAATGGCTTGTTTGGAAGCACGCGCCGCCTGTACAAGCGCGTGGATCAATACAGTTTTTTCGAACGCCGCGATCTTTACGATCAACTTTCGCGTCGGCCGTATCCTTGGCTCGTGGCGTGCGCCGAGCAGTTCGCAGCTCTGGCAAGCACATCTCTGGGGCGTGTTGTGGCTCCGCACGAAGTGATTTTCGACGCACCGCCGATCGGCCGCGAAGTCGAGTTCAATATCGAAATCTACTTCTCCAAAGAGCGGCAGTACCGCACCCTGGGCGAGGTTTCGCCCATGATCCGGGCACTAGCGCGCGAGCAGTTCGACGATTATGTGAAGCGAGTGCGCATCTTTGCGCATCCGCGCGTGACCAGCGAACTGCGCGAGCAAGGAAACGCAGCAACGCTGGTCGAACAGGCCATCGCCCGCATGGCCTGA